One Pantoea trifolii genomic region harbors:
- a CDS encoding MFS transporter gives MTYRVRVGCVYLLGFFIDLVNMFIANVAYPEIAREFDSPVNQLAWISNSYILALTLVIPLSNYLAKRFGTKRLFMVSLMIFIIGSCGVGSSSSLVQLITWRGIQGMGGGMLIPLGQTMTYALFKSHERARLSSAVMLVALLAPALSPVIGGILVESLSWRWVFFASVPLSVIALALAACWLKSDQRRENHESLDVGGLIGGCTGLTLILFGLTYLGDSQHFQQGGLLLLLGSFIMAGYVWNAMHKTHPLLNLRLVKDPLLQTAMLIYQFIPGLFMGVSMIAMLYLQNQLGMHASLVGAMMLPWSLASFAAITLTGKKFNTFGPSPLFISGCLIQATGIGLLAMSGHDADVVICISAFTLMGFGGSLCSSTAQSSAFIQIAENELADASAIWNINRQLSFCLGVTLISLLFNVIADTGVPTYQAYHLCFAIAACSAVIPIACCFRIANQDIIFTLKQEQK, from the coding sequence ATGACTTATCGTGTGCGTGTGGGCTGTGTATATTTGCTAGGATTTTTTATCGACCTGGTAAACATGTTTATTGCCAATGTTGCTTATCCTGAAATTGCTCGTGAGTTTGACTCGCCGGTGAATCAACTGGCGTGGATAAGTAACAGCTATATTCTGGCGCTTACGCTGGTAATACCGCTTAGCAATTACCTGGCTAAACGTTTTGGCACTAAGCGCCTGTTTATGGTTTCCCTGATGATTTTCATTATTGGGAGTTGTGGTGTGGGGTCGTCTTCATCGCTAGTACAGTTGATTACCTGGCGAGGGATACAGGGAATGGGCGGTGGCATGTTGATTCCTCTGGGGCAAACAATGACCTATGCGTTGTTTAAAAGTCATGAACGCGCACGATTATCTTCTGCTGTGATGTTAGTAGCGTTACTTGCGCCAGCACTCTCGCCAGTTATCGGAGGGATATTGGTTGAAAGCCTCAGCTGGCGCTGGGTATTTTTTGCAAGTGTACCGCTGTCAGTTATCGCCCTTGCATTAGCCGCATGCTGGCTTAAATCAGACCAACGTCGCGAAAATCATGAGAGCCTGGATGTAGGAGGTTTGATCGGCGGTTGTACAGGATTGACCCTGATACTTTTTGGACTGACGTATCTGGGTGACTCTCAGCATTTCCAGCAAGGTGGTCTACTGCTACTGTTGGGCTCATTCATCATGGCCGGATACGTATGGAATGCCATGCATAAAACGCATCCTCTCCTAAACTTGCGCCTGGTAAAAGATCCTCTCTTACAGACCGCGATGCTGATTTACCAGTTCATACCAGGTTTATTCATGGGAGTGAGTATGATCGCTATGCTCTACCTGCAAAACCAGCTTGGCATGCATGCCTCATTAGTCGGAGCCATGATGCTACCATGGTCACTAGCATCGTTTGCGGCGATCACGTTGACCGGCAAAAAATTCAATACATTTGGGCCAAGCCCGTTATTTATTTCGGGTTGTCTGATTCAGGCGACAGGCATTGGGCTACTGGCCATGTCAGGTCATGATGCTGATGTTGTGATATGTATATCGGCCTTCACACTGATGGGATTCGGTGGGAGCTTATGCAGTAGCACGGCACAAAGTTCTGCTTTCATTCAAATAGCAGAGAATGAACTTGCTGATGCCAGCGCCATTTGGAATATCAATCGTCAGCTCAGCTTCTGTCTGGGCGTTACCCTCATCAGTCTGTTATTTAACGTTATAGCCGACACCGGGGTTCCAACATACCAAGCCTATCATCTGTGTTTTGCCATAGCGGCATGCAGCGCCGTTATACCCATAGCATGTTGTTTCCGCATAGCTAATCAGGACATTATATTTACTTTAAAACAGGAGCAAAAATGA
- a CDS encoding DUF4440 domain-containing protein produces MNRYFKEVMDAHELIRNWLGNSAADDEVCEKLLARFSPAYSMMTTGGVLLNFNQLNSFFRTQRGARPGLNIEITDLQIVAESEGGAIVTYKERQKICELAATLRFSTVVFELNQDGSVIWRHLHETSMHLD; encoded by the coding sequence ATGAATCGTTATTTCAAGGAAGTAATGGATGCGCATGAACTCATCCGCAATTGGCTGGGAAATTCAGCAGCGGATGATGAGGTTTGCGAGAAATTACTCGCTCGCTTTAGTCCAGCGTATTCGATGATGACGACGGGGGGTGTATTACTCAACTTCAACCAATTGAATAGTTTCTTTCGCACTCAGCGTGGCGCACGACCGGGCCTTAATATTGAAATCACTGATTTGCAGATTGTTGCTGAGAGTGAAGGGGGGGCAATCGTAACCTATAAAGAACGGCAGAAAATTTGCGAGCTGGCGGCCACACTTCGTTTTTCGACAGTTGTGTTTGAACTAAATCAGGATGGATCGGTGATCTGGCGACATCTACATGAAACATCGATGCATCTCGATTAA
- a CDS encoding NUDIX hydrolase — translation MRTRDSARLLIINSLNQVLLFRFRHENDALAGKAYWATPGGGVKSGETFEQAAIRELREETGIYVDDVGQPLTERTFEMTLPSGEVVLANERFYLIKVADEEISTSGWTENEKTVIDDYHWWDLNELRNNDDVVYPSNIPDICLMRG, via the coding sequence GTGCGTACCCGTGATTCGGCCCGTTTGCTTATTATCAATTCTCTCAATCAGGTTTTATTGTTCAGGTTCAGGCATGAAAATGATGCGCTGGCCGGTAAAGCATACTGGGCCACCCCCGGTGGAGGCGTGAAATCAGGAGAGACTTTTGAGCAGGCAGCCATCAGGGAGCTTAGAGAAGAAACAGGTATCTATGTTGATGATGTGGGGCAGCCGTTAACGGAGAGAACTTTTGAAATGACTCTACCCAGCGGTGAGGTGGTTCTGGCAAATGAGCGATTTTATTTAATTAAAGTCGCTGATGAAGAAATCAGTACCAGCGGATGGACTGAAAATGAAAAAACAGTCATTGATGATTATCACTGGTGGGATCTAAATGAACTGCGGAATAATGACGATGTGGTTTACCCCTCAAATATTCCCGATATCTGCTTAATGCGGGGTTAA
- a CDS encoding VOC family protein codes for MEQHDIGFSHIALQVRDLERSIDFYQRYAGMQVIHEREPGIAEAQKVAWLSDLTRPFALVLVQSQTTVDTPLGPFGHIGVACDSKEEIDAKVILAEREGVLRRPAQQSSAPVGYWAFFADPDGNTLELSYGQQIGLEIITSRLNADV; via the coding sequence ATGGAACAGCACGATATTGGTTTTAGCCACATAGCGCTGCAAGTCAGAGATTTAGAACGCAGCATCGACTTTTATCAACGTTACGCAGGGATGCAGGTGATCCATGAGCGTGAACCCGGCATTGCAGAAGCGCAAAAAGTCGCATGGCTTTCTGATTTGACGCGTCCGTTTGCGCTGGTGCTGGTGCAATCTCAAACCACGGTGGATACTCCTTTAGGGCCGTTTGGTCACATTGGCGTTGCGTGCGACAGCAAAGAAGAGATTGATGCCAAAGTTATTTTGGCAGAACGCGAAGGCGTGTTACGCCGACCCGCGCAGCAATCATCCGCGCCAGTAGGCTATTGGGCATTTTTCGCCGATCCAGATGGCAACACGCTTGAGCTTTCATACGGCCAGCAGATTGGCCTTGAGATTATTACCAGCCGCCTTAATGCGGATGTTTGA
- a CDS encoding GNAT family N-acetyltransferase, with translation MELETTRLRLEPFELAHFDGLRAMENDPEIMRYISNGVVKTPEETLASIERVQSRWQQYGFSWWAMREKASGEIVGACCLQHLANQDGAPLEIGWRLNANYHGKGFATEAAQAMVKFAVEHVGVNYLVAVADPENAASQKVMQRLGMTYKAIEQHYDVPCVVYELHI, from the coding sequence ATGGAATTAGAAACAACCCGACTGCGGCTGGAACCCTTTGAACTCGCGCATTTTGACGGACTGCGGGCGATGGAAAACGACCCGGAAATTATGCGTTATATCAGTAATGGCGTGGTTAAAACGCCAGAAGAAACCCTGGCGAGTATTGAACGCGTTCAATCGCGCTGGCAGCAATATGGTTTTTCCTGGTGGGCGATGCGGGAAAAAGCGTCTGGCGAAATCGTTGGTGCGTGCTGCCTGCAGCATTTAGCCAATCAGGATGGCGCGCCGTTGGAAATAGGCTGGCGTCTTAATGCTAATTATCACGGTAAAGGTTTTGCCACAGAAGCCGCGCAGGCGATGGTTAAGTTTGCGGTCGAACATGTCGGGGTTAACTATCTGGTCGCGGTGGCCGATCCTGAAAATGCCGCATCGCAAAAGGTGATGCAGCGGCTGGGCATGACCTACAAAGCGATTGAGCAACACTACGATGTGCCTTGCGTGGTGTATGAGCTGCATATTTAG
- a CDS encoding GntR family transcriptional regulator, with translation MGAKQTPRQKEIARIYESLTMANAQHKLRPGTRLIEAQIVDALKANRNHVQAALQRMALQHIVTIEPNVGAIVAQPSATTAREIFTARHAIESAIIACITPQKMAAFAVQLQQQQKEEHEAIHSQERQRVVYQLGAFHLLLGKIADNKVLEDILNNLMVLSSLIVMLYQRNEMPVCQCDEHQHIIDELIAGNTAKAQQLMRDHLIELEQQLDISEASPYAMTLVQALHKAEE, from the coding sequence ATGGGCGCGAAGCAAACCCCCAGACAAAAAGAGATCGCTCGCATTTATGAGTCGCTGACAATGGCGAATGCCCAGCACAAGCTGCGCCCCGGCACGCGCTTAATTGAGGCGCAGATTGTCGATGCGCTGAAAGCCAATCGCAACCATGTGCAGGCGGCGCTGCAGCGCATGGCGTTGCAACACATCGTCACCATCGAACCTAATGTCGGCGCCATTGTTGCGCAGCCATCAGCCACCACCGCGCGTGAGATCTTCACCGCTCGCCATGCCATTGAATCGGCCATAATTGCCTGCATTACACCGCAAAAAATGGCGGCGTTTGCCGTGCAATTGCAGCAGCAGCAAAAAGAAGAACATGAAGCGATTCACAGCCAGGAACGACAGCGGGTGGTGTATCAGCTTGGCGCGTTTCATCTGCTGTTAGGCAAAATTGCCGACAACAAAGTGCTGGAAGATATTCTCAATAATTTGATGGTGTTAAGTTCGTTAATTGTGATGCTGTATCAGCGCAATGAGATGCCGGTTTGTCAGTGCGACGAGCATCAGCACATCATTGATGAACTGATTGCCGGCAATACCGCTAAAGCGCAGCAACTGATGCGCGATCATCTTATTGAGCTGGAGCAGCAGCTGGATATTTCTGAAGCGTCACCGTATGCCATGACGCTGGTGCAGGCTCTTCATAAAGCGGAGGAATAA
- a CDS encoding amidohydrolase family protein — protein MAFPQHGLLRSGVTSLMREALALGCQWTGGLDPSKVDGDMARSLDTMLSLAHESGTGVDIHLHEAANTGIACIDHLLNALEHAPELQGRVTLSHAYCLAQISDVEVKALGERMAALGVSLASGLPLGKNVMPLPLLKQCGVKLMTGTDSVIDHWSPFGTGSMLEKANLWAQLYGRGSEFSLNRALAIATGDILPLDEQGARIWPLAGDAADFILVDASCSAEVVARQPAISASYFRGQQVYRA, from the coding sequence GTGGCGTTTCCGCAACACGGTTTATTGCGTTCTGGCGTGACTTCACTAATGCGCGAGGCGCTGGCGCTCGGCTGCCAGTGGACCGGCGGACTCGATCCTTCCAAGGTTGATGGCGATATGGCACGTTCACTCGACACCATGCTGAGTCTGGCGCATGAGAGCGGCACTGGCGTGGATATTCATCTGCATGAAGCCGCCAACACCGGCATTGCCTGCATTGATCATCTGCTAAACGCGCTGGAACACGCGCCTGAACTACAAGGACGAGTGACACTCAGCCACGCTTACTGTCTGGCGCAAATCAGTGATGTTGAGGTGAAGGCGCTGGGTGAACGCATGGCCGCGCTGGGCGTTAGCCTGGCGTCTGGTTTGCCGCTGGGCAAAAATGTGATGCCGCTTCCGCTGCTGAAACAATGCGGCGTCAAGCTGATGACCGGCACCGACAGCGTCATCGATCACTGGTCACCCTTCGGCACCGGCAGCATGCTGGAGAAAGCCAATTTGTGGGCGCAGCTTTACGGACGCGGCAGCGAATTTTCACTCAATCGAGCTTTGGCGATTGCCACCGGCGATATTTTGCCGCTGGATGAGCAGGGCGCACGCATCTGGCCGCTGGCTGGCGACGCGGCTGATTTTATCCTGGTTGACGCCAGTTGTTCCGCCGAAGTGGTGGCGCGTCAGCCAGCAATTTCAGCCAGTTACTTCCGTGGCCAGCAGGTTTACCGCGCATAA
- a CDS encoding amidohydrolase family protein, protein MTYHYLLTNVRLETGFNEINGHIQGTQCDLFTIEIKHGRMVAIHGQSEVQNALPPRDAGGMLMLPALRDMHIHLDKTFYGRAWRAAKPNNEQDIFQMIALEQQLLPTLLADSVEHAQQLIALLMSKGTTVMRSHCNIDPVSGLRSLEHLL, encoded by the coding sequence ATGACTTATCACTACTTGCTCACCAACGTCAGGCTTGAAACCGGGTTTAACGAAATTAACGGCCATATTCAGGGCACCCAATGCGATCTCTTCACGATAGAAATCAAACACGGGCGGATGGTGGCGATTCACGGGCAGAGCGAGGTGCAAAACGCGCTGCCACCGCGTGATGCTGGCGGCATGCTGATGCTGCCAGCGTTGCGCGATATGCATATCCATCTCGATAAAACCTTCTACGGCCGCGCATGGCGAGCGGCGAAACCGAATAACGAGCAGGATATTTTCCAGATGATCGCGCTGGAACAGCAGCTGTTGCCGACGCTGCTTGCCGATTCGGTCGAACATGCGCAGCAGTTGATCGCCTTGCTGATGAGTAAAGGCACCACGGTTATGCGTAGCCACTGCAATATCGATCCGGTCAGCGGGCTGCGCAGCCTTGAACATCTGTTGTAG
- a CDS encoding chlorohydrolase family protein gives MSEKVTRLRAAWVVGYRDGDHCLLADGEVVWQGERILFVGFDYPGEVDEEINAGNCLVGPGFIDLDALGDLDTTVLAFDNQPGWKKGRIVAADWQRRDLYSREQLNFAKHYAYSHLLLNGITSFAPITSILYREWAEDVDEYLYAADVAESLGARAWLGPAFMAGYYASDEQGEFSWIGNRDRAKKGLDDAVKFYQRLQQRGVSTLSGMLAPDRIEGGDAVWLKDLGDIVTSLACPTRLHCCQSELEVREIARRYQGRSSLQVLADNGLLNRHMLLPHGQLLGGLNADAARVAEDIARLAQSGASVVACPLVSGRHGKYLEHYPALKAAGVNLALGTDTFPADMFTNMQMGVVLTRVVTGDISAASAADYYRMATLGGAQALGRDDLGRLAPGCQADMMMVNLDQPALGQVFDPITTLVLNGNGRDVTGVIVAGRKVVWDRELVNSGQSAAALHAASQQVFSHIISTYPERTVGHPPVEEIMSSSFPRGNRGVNHDLSLLAHQRQA, from the coding sequence TGGCGAAGTGGTGTGGCAGGGCGAACGCATTCTGTTTGTGGGTTTTGATTATCCTGGCGAGGTGGATGAAGAGATTAACGCCGGGAATTGTCTGGTGGGGCCGGGATTTATTGACCTTGATGCACTCGGCGACCTCGATACCACCGTGCTGGCCTTCGACAACCAGCCCGGCTGGAAAAAAGGGCGCATCGTCGCCGCCGACTGGCAGCGCCGCGATCTTTACAGCCGCGAGCAGCTTAACTTCGCCAAGCATTATGCCTACAGCCATTTGCTGCTCAACGGCATCACCAGCTTTGCGCCCATCACCTCGATTCTCTACCGTGAATGGGCCGAGGACGTTGATGAATATCTGTATGCCGCAGATGTGGCCGAATCATTAGGCGCGCGCGCGTGGCTCGGCCCGGCTTTTATGGCGGGTTACTACGCCAGTGATGAGCAGGGAGAGTTCTCATGGATTGGCAATCGCGATCGCGCGAAGAAGGGGCTGGACGATGCGGTGAAGTTTTATCAACGTCTACAGCAGCGCGGCGTTTCAACCTTAAGCGGCATGCTGGCTCCTGACAGGATCGAGGGCGGCGATGCCGTTTGGCTTAAAGATTTAGGTGACATTGTCACATCACTCGCCTGTCCAACGCGGCTGCATTGTTGTCAGAGCGAGCTGGAAGTGCGGGAAATCGCCCGTCGCTATCAGGGGCGCAGTTCGCTGCAAGTACTGGCTGACAACGGTTTGCTCAACCGCCACATGCTGTTGCCACACGGCCAGCTTCTCGGTGGATTGAACGCCGACGCCGCGCGTGTAGCAGAGGACATCGCGCGGCTGGCGCAGTCAGGTGCCTCGGTGGTGGCTTGTCCGCTGGTATCTGGTCGCCACGGCAAATATCTTGAACATTATCCGGCGCTTAAAGCGGCTGGCGTTAATCTGGCGCTTGGCACCGATACGTTTCCCGCCGATATGTTCACCAATATGCAGATGGGCGTGGTGCTGACGCGCGTGGTCACCGGCGATATCTCAGCGGCCAGCGCCGCCGATTATTACCGCATGGCAACCCTGGGTGGCGCGCAAGCGTTAGGACGCGATGATCTTGGCCGACTCGCGCCCGGCTGTCAGGCCGATATGATGATGGTCAATCTTGATCAACCCGCGCTGGGACAAGTGTTCGATCCAATTACCACGCTGGTTTTGAATGGCAATGGCCGCGATGTCACTGGCGTGATTGTGGCTGGACGCAAAGTGGTGTGGGATCGCGAACTGGTCAACAGCGGGCAGAGCGCAGCAGCCTTACACGCCGCATCGCAACAGGTGTTTTCGCACATTATCTCAACTTATCCGGAACGAACCGTTGGGCATCCGCCGGTTGAGGAGATCATGTCCTCCTCATTTCCTCGCGGGAACAGAGGCGTAAACCATGACTTATCACTACTTGCTCACCAACGTCAGGCTTGA